The Dietzia sp. ANT_WB102 region TTCCAAAGGGGGCCATAAGCCATGGTGAGGCAATTTAGACGAAGGAAGCGAGCCGACAGCGCTTCGTGGTTGCTTCCTTGGTATCGGGGTAAGGAATTGACCGTTTCACCGTAGATGTTGGCTACGCCGGTGGACCTCACTTGGAAGTCGACTAGAAAATTCGATAAAAACGCCGCGTTCGCAATGAATTCAACAAGCGTAAGTTCACTGGAGTCGACGCGTGCGCTGATAGCTGCGCCCGCGATCGCGGCCCGTGGTGGGATGAGGCTGATGTAGAGCGTGCGATAACCAGTAGTGGCAGCCATTTTTCGCCAAAGGAAGCGGAACGATGCGCGATCTTCTACAAATTTTCCTCCGGTTTCCCATCGGGTATACGACTGGTCGTACTTTCTGTTGTCGCGGTTCGGCTGGTAGGCCGTTGCCGGGATGAAGTCCGCTGGCATGGCCTCGAGGTCGATCTCGGTCCAGTCCTGATTGTGCTTCAGCGTGGGGTTCGGCTGCTTGGCGAACGGGTTTGCGACACTGAAGTGCGGCCCCTGAAGGATGACGTCATCCCATGACGCGGGTACCGCCCACTTCGTGTCGAAATAGCCGTTCTTCCGGTCGGTAGTTTCGTTCCATCCTTGCGAATATTGAAGGTTAAGTTCCTTAATCCGCGACGCAGTCGCGAGTTTCCGCAGGACGCCTTCTGCTTCCCGCGTGACCGAATAGACCATCCGCGATTCCAAAGAGGGTGTTTCGTTGTCTTCGAGAATTGACTTCCACAAATCGAGGGTGGAACCATCAACGTGAATAATCCGGTCCTGATGGGGTCGAAGATCCCATTGGTCTGCATCGTTCTTGAAGCCCGGAAGTGGTCCCGTCCCATCGTGGACTAGCGAACTTTCAACGATGGACGGGTGATAAATTGATGAGGCGTTTAAGAATCGCGGGGACGAATTTCGGCTACCGTAAGTGTTAATTCCATAGCGTACTAAGTCGTGAATATCAAAAAGAAATAGGGAGTTAATGAATTGCCAGTGGCGTCGCAACCGGAGGTAGCTTTCTCGTCGGAGCGGTGCCGCCTTCTTCTCAGTGAAGTGTGACTCGGGATGGATGAGAGTCACGATGCCGTTCTCTCTTGTGGATCTCCACGTGCGCTGCATGAAGGCGCGGTATAGATCCGGTTTCTGGCCTGCAAGCAGCGGGTACTGCACGGTGTCGTGTAAAAACGCGGCAGTAACGAGCGTTTCAGACAATCCGCTAGCGAGGATGCCAATCGCCCCTGGCCGTTGGACTGTGATTTTTTGCCGCGATTGCTTTGCAGCCTGAGTCGGTTTGTGGGCAAGAATCCACCACGGGTCAGACTCCCCCAGAAGTGCTTCGATGTCGGACTGCGGTCGAACCCAGGGCGGGTTTCCGACCTGCAGGTCAAATCCGCCGGATGCGAAGACGGGAGCGAAGTCCAGTTCCCAGTGGAAAAATCCCTGTTCGCGGGCGACTTGGTCGCACACTGCGAGCCACGGGTGATCATCGAACACCGCCGACGTAGGCTTCTCGCCAGCAAAGACCCGGTCGAATTCTTCGGCCTGGTCAATCTGCTCCCAAGTGAGATCGGACCCCAGGACGATCTGGCCCTCACCGGGAGCCCGACGACCTCGCCCCTTAGGCGCATCCGAGTATGCACGGCCCAAGAGTGCCTCGAGTCCCTCGAGCCATTTGTCTAAGGTCGGCGGCGCGACCTGCTGGCCAGCAATCGTCAGCTTATCCTTGGTCAGCGGCCAGAACCAGAGCGCGCACCAAGCATCCATTGCGAGGCGCAGGCGCTGAAATGCGCCGTCACGGTCAGCAAAAGACTTTTCGATCTCAGCGCGAGGGACGGGATTGATCGGTGAGGTCAGCTCGGCGCCGTAGACGTCGATCTTCCGACGGACGTGATCCTCGGCGATCCGCATGCGAACCAACGAGAATTGCCACAGGCGCTCGGCACGCTCGGCCAAGTCGGTGAGGCGACGAACCTGGGTCTTAGTCGGCTTGGCGGCGATCTGCTTGCGCCAGGCTTTGAGTTCCTTCTGCGCATCGCCTACATATGGCGCCAAGTCCTTGGCATCGGCGGCAGCGCCCCAGCCGGCAGCCGGGAGTAGGAAGTGATGGATGCGGCCGCGGACCGCCGGGTCGGCTCCCCGCTCGTCATCCACCGCTGTAGCCAGGCTCGCTAGCGGTGCATCTTGGGGCTCAGCGGTCAGCCACTGTTTCTTTTCCACCTGGGTAGGGGAGTAGGTGGCCCGTCGCGCGCCGATGAGTGAATTGCCGCGCCGCAAGTGCAGGCCGAACCAAGGAGCCTGCAGTCCCGGCGTCATGGTGTCCAGCCACAAGGCGATCTCCGCTAGCTCCACGGCGGTGGCGTTGAGGTCCACGCCGTAGACGCGATGCAGCGCTAGATATGCTTTGACCTTCTGGAGTTCCGCTGTCCGGGTCTCGGGATCGATTTCCTCACCGAGTTCCTTTTGGCGGCGATCCAGATACAGGTCGGCGAGCTGGCGTACCGCCTCGACGGCGAACGCGCCCGAGCCCATTGTCGGCTCACAAATGGAGAGCGTGAGGATATCCTCCGCGCGGTCGATCCGGCCAGTGGCATCGAGTTCCTCGATCGCCTGCCCCACTACGAACTCGCTGAGCACTTGTGGCGTGTAAAAGGACGCCGAGCGTTCGCGGTCACGTGAGGACTGGCGGAATACGAACGACCCCTTGGGGTGGCGCACCCATTCGTCCTCGCCGGTCACCGGGTTGCGACGGACGACCCGGTCGGCGGCGGAAACCTCCAAGGAATCGTCGTGGCGCACCACCCACGAGCCCTTGGAGTCATCGCCTCCGCGAGCCACCTCCCACAGGTCCTCTTGGGCGATGAAGCCGGTGTAGGACATCAACCCCTCATACACCTGCCCCAACTCGGTGACACCGAGTGTGGCGTAGGAGATGAAACCGCGGTCCTTGCCTGCCTGCTCTTTGGTGAGCAGCAAGTTGCCCAGGACGTGGTAGAGCGCAATGTTGGACAGCTCAACCTGGTCGATGAGGTCGGTGGCCTTGTGGGAGAACAGATCAGCGGAGAGCTCGTTGAACTCCAAGCCCGGGGCCATGCCTGGCTCGTCGTCGGGGTGATGCCCCCGGTCGACAAGGCGGAAGAGCAGCGCGAGCGAGTCGTACAGGTACGTTCCCTGCTCCTCGCGCGGGGTCGCCGGCGGGGCAAGGATCTGATCACGCAAGCGGGTGAGGCCGTAGCCGTCGTCGTACTCCGTCGATCCCACTGGGAGGATCTTGAGTTCCGGTGAGGCCTCAGCGAACAGTAGGAACAGTATGCGGTACAGGTACCGCAGCGATTGGCGGGCGAGCAATTGTCCATCGACGTTGTCCACACTCAGGCCTCGCGCCCGGCGGCGGTCCAGGACGTCGTTGGCGATGATCTCGATGGACTCGCGCACTGCGCCACGCAGCGACTCGGACACCTTCACCGAATGCTGCCGCGAATCCTCCAGCGTCTCCGTCCACCACACGGTGCCGTCAGCCCGGCGTTCGGCCGATTCGCGGCACGCCGCCGCCACCACCCGCTCGACCTCGCCACCAGAGCGGGTGTCACCGCGTTCGAGTGCGAGCAGAAGGTCGATCACCAAAGCGCGCCCCAGCGGCCACGATTCCCGCTCGGCGAGCATGAACCACCGGCCAGCCAGCACCGCGATAAACGACGGGGGAGCGTCGGAGACGAACAGCTCGCCGACCAGCTTTCCGATCGAGGCTGTAGTTGGTTTGTGGTCCACCGTGACCTCGCCCAACGGGACCGCCGAGCGCAAGTCCTCGACGGTGTCGACCGGTTCAGCCTCCACAAGGAGCACTCCGTCGCCAGCCCACGCGTCAGCACACCAAACGGTCTCGCTGCGCGTCCACGAGTGTGGGGCAGGGCTTCCGTAACCCAAGGCGCGCCGCAGGCGAGCGCGCTCATCCTCGGGTGCGGGGGCCGTGGCACCTGAGTCCTCCGGGGAGAGTTGCGAGAGCGCGATCAGCAGAGCTTGTCGCTCACCAGTGAAGCGCTTGAGCGGAGATACCGCGCCCTCGCCGGCGTCCTGCTTCCACCCCTTGACCAGGGCCCTCACGCGAGCCAGATAGGACTGCTTGGTCTCGTCCGTGGTGAGGTAATGCTCGCTGATCCACTCGTCGACGTTGACGATCGCACTGTCGGCGGCCATGTTCAGCGGTCCTCCTCGGAGATGGTGGGGGTGGGGGCGATGGCGTGATCGGTGGGGACGACGACAAGGAGGGGCCGCACCAGGCGCTGCTCGGGCCGGAGCTGCTCGGCGAGCTCCGCCTCCTCCTGCACACGCCGGGTCAGGTTCGCCAGACGGGCGCTGCTGAATAGCTCACCAGCCTCGCTCTCCCAGCGAGAGGAGCGGTCCCGCCATTCGGTGACCCTCCGCTCCGCCTCGGTGGTCGCTTCGGCGAACACCCCGTCCAAGCTGGCGGCCGTCGCCGCGACCGCGGCGGGGATGAGCTGCGTGAGCTCATCTGTGTCGGCCACGGGACCGGGGTTGGTGGCGCTCTTGTCGAGCCCAATCCCCCGAAGCCAGCCGTAGGGATCCGCGATCGTGTCGCCCGTGTGGAAATCGGCGGTCTGGAACTCCACCACGTGGAAGGCCCGCGAGACCACCTGCCCGCGACGGTTCATCAGCGTCCCCATCACCAGCACCGTCGGCACCTCGACGCTGCCCCGAACGGCCGGGACCTCGAGCCGCGCCATCGACGCCAGTGCGCGGTCGGCCGCCCAGTCAGACACCGGATGCAGCGGACCGAGGAAGTGGGCAATAGGCCACGTGGTTTCCGACGCGCCCTCTCGGGCCTCGCGCAGCGATTCGGAAGCACGGTGCTTGGAGGTGGCCAACGTGAGTTCCTCGCGCACCCGGCGCTGCCGGACGTAGTCCTCGGGAAGCAAGTCCAGGCGCCGGGCGAGATCATCGGTCGGCTCGAGCTGCGCAGTGTCGTTGGCGTTGCGCCGCCACGCCACACCGCCGCGGCCCCTGGGGAACTGAGGCTCACCATGGAACGCCTCAGTGAGGGCGTCCTCGAGGTAATCGACCTCAGCGTCGTACACGCTGTATCGGTCAGCGACTGAGGTGGCCGAGGAGGGCGCAGACTCGTCGCCCTGTCCAATTTGCTCGAGCCAAGCATCGATGTCGTCAATGTCCAACTCGTCGTCGTCACCAATCTTTTCCGCCTCGGCCAGCACCTCCTCCGGGCGCCGCACGGCATCGTCGAACCGACGACCACCCGCCAATACCCGGCGAATGGTCTCCTCCTCCCGAGCTTCCGAGTGGGCGCCCATGAGCGAGGCGACATCGCCGAGCTGGGAGTGGGCCTCATACTCGCGCTCCATCAGGCGCGTGAGCACTTGCAAATCGCCGGGTGCCGCATCCTCCGGCGGATCAAGCAGCAGCGTCGTGATTACGGGCGAAGTGCGCTGGCCGTAGCGGTCCACGCGGCCATTGCGCTGCTGAATGCGGATGAGCGACCACGGGATGTCGTAGTGCACCAGTTGATGGCACTGCGTGTGCAGGTTGACGCCTTCTGATGCCACGTCGCCGGTGACCAGGACGCGCAGCGGGCTAGACGCGCGCTTGAAGCCGTCCACCAGATCCAGCTGCTCCTGATCGGACAGGCCTCCGTGCATCACGGCGACAGCGTCCGGCTTGAGCTTGAGATCAGCGGCAATATGTTCCGCCAACCAATGCAGCGTGCGGACGCGCTCGGAGAAGATCACGACACGCATGTCGCTTCGTGGCGATATCCCGATCTCCCGCAGGTAAGCCACAAGCCGCTGGTACTTCGCGCTGGTGGCTGGGGTGACCGCCTCCGCGAGCTCGGCCAGGCGGTCGAGAGCGGCGATCTCGGCCGGTCCAGAGGCGTTCTTTCTGCGGTTAGACACCGATTCGGCCAGCGCCGCGGGGGAGGACAAAAACGCCTTGGCCAGTGTCCACGGGAACAGGCGATTGTCGCCGGACGGCGGCTGTACTCCGGGGCCAGTCCACGTGTCGCGCAATTCACGAGCCAGCGCAGTCTCCTGCGGAGAGGCGGGCACCAAGACGTTGTTCGGTTCCGCACGCTCTGCCCATGCCGAGCCGACTTCGCTCGCGACCTCGGGGCTATGCCGATGCCGGCGGATAATGAGCGGCTTCAACTCCTCGCGGTCGATCGATCCGTCAGGACGGACGACCGTGGGATCGAGCAGACTGAGAATCTCCGCGAAACTCTCGGCCCTGCCGTTGTGCGGCGTCGCCGACGCCAGCAGAAGCGCCTCGGTGGTCGGCGCGAGTAGACGCGCAAGCTCATTGTTCTGTGTAGCGGCGTTAGTGGCGTTGTGGACCTCGTCGATCACCACGGCGTCCCAACGGACGCGCTCCAGCTGTGCCTTGTACTTGGCCGACTTGAGAGTGTCGATGGAAACAATCACGCGAGGGAAGAACGTGAACGGGTTCCGCGTGGCCGGCAGAGTGCGGCGAACCTTCTGGATTCCCACCGAATCCAAGCGGACAAGAGGGATCGCGAAGCGAGTCCACAGCTCCTGCTGCATCTGTTCCATCACGTGGCGGGGGGTGACCACCAGGATCCGCTCACCGCGGCCACGGCGGATGAGCTCGGACAGAATCATGCCGATCTCGAGAGTCTTTCCCAGACCCACTGCGTCAGCGATCAGCAAGCGGGGTCGCAGCATCTTGTTGGACAGCGCCTTGCGCACCGCACTGAGCTGATAGTTGAGGTGGTCCGCAAGCATCTCCGTCGACACCACCAGTGACTCGTCGTACAACGGCACCGGGGTCCGGCGAAGAGTCGACTCCAGCCACAGGCGCGACCGGCGGTACCCGGGGGAGTCGTCCGCCACTACCGTCGCGTCACTCGGATCCAAGGGAGTTACGTGGTCGAGATCGGTGTAAAACGTCGCCGTGGTGTCACGCACGTACGGGCTGACCCCGCGAACCTTGAGCAGGTACGACTCGTTGCCTGTCGCCGGAGAGCTCGCTGCCCGCTCCACCGCCGTGACCAACCATTCCTCGTCACGGACCTCGACCGTCACGCCTGGAGCGAAGGGGACCTGAGGTGCGGATGAGTCGGCCGGGGAGTGCTGAACGGAAGTCGTTGTCACTAGGTGGTCTTTCTTTCGCAAGGGGACCTCGTGAGGTTATCGATGCTCACACGATTTCGCAGCGGAATAGACAGCTGTCCGAGAGGCAGGTCCTACGGTGCGATGACCTCAGCATGGTCCTCGCGTGGGGAGCAACGCTGACTCAAAATCGGTGTCAGAGATAAAGGATAGGTTACCGTCACATTGGTCGCGGACAGAAGGGTAGTTGCCGTGGGTGCAAGGAAGGCCTCAATCCGCAAGGAGCTGGGCATCGCTGGGCGGTCTGAGTACCGGAAACCTCCGAAGGGCAAGAAGTCGCAACACCCAGCGGCTCAGGCAGATCCGACGCCTACGAGCGCAGCTCACTTTTCCAGCGCTGCCCAAGGCGGTACCCGGTTGGCGGCTAGCGCGCCGTCGAAGCCTGTCGACAG contains the following coding sequences:
- a CDS encoding class I SAM-dependent DNA methyltransferase produces the protein MAADSAIVNVDEWISEHYLTTDETKQSYLARVRALVKGWKQDAGEGAVSPLKRFTGERQALLIALSQLSPEDSGATAPAPEDERARLRRALGYGSPAPHSWTRSETVWCADAWAGDGVLLVEAEPVDTVEDLRSAVPLGEVTVDHKPTTASIGKLVGELFVSDAPPSFIAVLAGRWFMLAERESWPLGRALVIDLLLALERGDTRSGGEVERVVAAACRESAERRADGTVWWTETLEDSRQHSVKVSESLRGAVRESIEIIANDVLDRRRARGLSVDNVDGQLLARQSLRYLYRILFLLFAEASPELKILPVGSTEYDDGYGLTRLRDQILAPPATPREEQGTYLYDSLALLFRLVDRGHHPDDEPGMAPGLEFNELSADLFSHKATDLIDQVELSNIALYHVLGNLLLTKEQAGKDRGFISYATLGVTELGQVYEGLMSYTGFIAQEDLWEVARGGDDSKGSWVVRHDDSLEVSAADRVVRRNPVTGEDEWVRHPKGSFVFRQSSRDRERSASFYTPQVLSEFVVGQAIEELDATGRIDRAEDILTLSICEPTMGSGAFAVEAVRQLADLYLDRRQKELGEEIDPETRTAELQKVKAYLALHRVYGVDLNATAVELAEIALWLDTMTPGLQAPWFGLHLRRGNSLIGARRATYSPTQVEKKQWLTAEPQDAPLASLATAVDDERGADPAVRGRIHHFLLPAAGWGAAADAKDLAPYVGDAQKELKAWRKQIAAKPTKTQVRRLTDLAERAERLWQFSLVRMRIAEDHVRRKIDVYGAELTSPINPVPRAEIEKSFADRDGAFQRLRLAMDAWCALWFWPLTKDKLTIAGQQVAPPTLDKWLEGLEALLGRAYSDAPKGRGRRAPGEGQIVLGSDLTWEQIDQAEEFDRVFAGEKPTSAVFDDHPWLAVCDQVAREQGFFHWELDFAPVFASGGFDLQVGNPPWVRPQSDIEALLGESDPWWILAHKPTQAAKQSRQKITVQRPGAIGILASGLSETLVTAAFLHDTVQYPLLAGQKPDLYRAFMQRTWRSTRENGIVTLIHPESHFTEKKAAPLRRESYLRLRRHWQFINSLFLFDIHDLVRYGINTYGSRNSSPRFLNASSIYHPSIVESSLVHDGTGPLPGFKNDADQWDLRPHQDRIIHVDGSTLDLWKSILEDNETPSLESRMVYSVTREAEGVLRKLATASRIKELNLQYSQGWNETTDRKNGYFDTKWAVPASWDDVILQGPHFSVANPFAKQPNPTLKHNQDWTEIDLEAMPADFIPATAYQPNRDNRKYDQSYTRWETGGKFVEDRASFRFLWRKMAATTGYRTLYISLIPPRAAIAGAAISARVDSSELTLVEFIANAAFLSNFLVDFQVRSTGVANIYGETVNSLPRYQGSNHEALSARFLRLNCLTMAYGPLWNEVTGTEWTSDVPLRKAEERRQAQVEIDALVALSLGVTAEELCMIYRTQFPVMRKYDSQDLFDTNGRKVADDVAKLERKLKPGQELSLDDRTWTHPQSGATYVFEYPFRILDREADMRAAYEMFERELADGDLK
- a CDS encoding DEAD/DEAH box helicase; the protein is MTVEVRDEEWLVTAVERAASSPATGNESYLLKVRGVSPYVRDTTATFYTDLDHVTPLDPSDATVVADDSPGYRRSRLWLESTLRRTPVPLYDESLVVSTEMLADHLNYQLSAVRKALSNKMLRPRLLIADAVGLGKTLEIGMILSELIRRGRGERILVVTPRHVMEQMQQELWTRFAIPLVRLDSVGIQKVRRTLPATRNPFTFFPRVIVSIDTLKSAKYKAQLERVRWDAVVIDEVHNATNAATQNNELARLLAPTTEALLLASATPHNGRAESFAEILSLLDPTVVRPDGSIDREELKPLIIRRHRHSPEVASEVGSAWAERAEPNNVLVPASPQETALARELRDTWTGPGVQPPSGDNRLFPWTLAKAFLSSPAALAESVSNRRKNASGPAEIAALDRLAELAEAVTPATSAKYQRLVAYLREIGISPRSDMRVVIFSERVRTLHWLAEHIAADLKLKPDAVAVMHGGLSDQEQLDLVDGFKRASSPLRVLVTGDVASEGVNLHTQCHQLVHYDIPWSLIRIQQRNGRVDRYGQRTSPVITTLLLDPPEDAAPGDLQVLTRLMEREYEAHSQLGDVASLMGAHSEAREEETIRRVLAGGRRFDDAVRRPEEVLAEAEKIGDDDELDIDDIDAWLEQIGQGDESAPSSATSVADRYSVYDAEVDYLEDALTEAFHGEPQFPRGRGGVAWRRNANDTAQLEPTDDLARRLDLLPEDYVRQRRVREELTLATSKHRASESLREAREGASETTWPIAHFLGPLHPVSDWAADRALASMARLEVPAVRGSVEVPTVLVMGTLMNRRGQVVSRAFHVVEFQTADFHTGDTIADPYGWLRGIGLDKSATNPGPVADTDELTQLIPAAVAATAASLDGVFAEATTEAERRVTEWRDRSSRWESEAGELFSSARLANLTRRVQEEAELAEQLRPEQRLVRPLLVVVPTDHAIAPTPTISEEDR